In Ascaphus truei isolate aAscTru1 unplaced genomic scaffold, aAscTru1.hap1 HAP1_SCAFFOLD_269, whole genome shotgun sequence, a single window of DNA contains:
- the LOC142481470 gene encoding protein NYNRIN-like, translating to MAAVGQTAVCGKVTLTVAEVPMDFLVDSGASTSVISKKLLPPTIELSDDWMTSMGVEGKPQNSRLTVPVPLGPFSEVAARFLVSNTCPLNLLGSDILQRLRANILYDECGMQLILHRPEGGDTPPDICIIRALPLMLLQEQSNPNTGFPSHIEPQVSSSLWSVGPEDVGLLPVPPVVVQMKPGVPYPRIPQYPLKAAQEASLKIQIHAYLEKGVLRYCTSPCNTPLFPVKKKSVKGQPDKYRLVQDLRAVNAATILETPVVPNPNTLLSGVPPEASLFTVIDLANAFFSVPLHVDSQFLFSFTFQGAQLTWTRIPQGAQNSPNQFSQALKLSLSPWVLAHPEATLLQYVDDLLLCGPIDSQQMESLSVSLLQHLSSIQCKVSKSKLQWCLPKVVFLGHCISQGIRHLTDERKQAIVSVSYPSTISQLQSFLGLITYCRQWIPDASRLMQPLYDALKTGPKEDDVADPVAYQLYRRCFNLLKEAISSAPALGLPDYTKPFNLYVSEQEGHASGVLTQSHREKQRPVGYYSCRLDPVARTSPSCLKAAHSAQVLLDKVADITLGHDVIIQAPHDLAAVLSLTLPRHLSHQRHLRLQCSLLLPSYVSFQRCTTINPATLLPHIPKGREEPMEEPNPSSSPMSPHDCLLTLQQDTSEPQNMSTTAISGADLELWTDGSRYADDSGRFHTGFAVTTEKEILHAEALPPGRSAQEAELIALQTALEMAEGKRVNIRTDSRYAFGIAHDFGTIWRNRGFITSSGTPVKHAALIQGLMEAMGLPIQVAVLKVKAHGKVDSTEARGNQLADQAAKQAALGSVSERWLAIEATEVAMVSTRAQERKREEMEAQIKAEEFPEINTARPPVIKLQQGQAKVLPEEKKQWRKDGATVEKKTGLWKKDNVYCLPRRMYPAVATWAHGATHRGKNQALAYVRKFYHAPGISTTLAAYNRACQVCQTCNPSSTQTVPTQHLAKPDYPWQRIQVDHIHMPPAGGYEYALVVVDMFSGWPEAYPVKNMTAKVTAKKMLIEIACRFGIPEVIESDQGPAFTASIFAELWFMLGAHLGLHTPYHPQSSGKVERMNGTLKTKLLKMSQDHPLPWPDLLPIALYHVRHTPQAKHGLTPYEVLFGSPPRIPEIDSQELQKGQDKVVQFVISLAQELSNSRSVVSASLPESTGDTVHPFLPGDSVYLKKHVRPDCLEPRFEGPYRVLLITPTAVKLEGKGPWIHASHCKKSSVEAP from the coding sequence atggcagcagtggggcaaACTGCTGTTTGTGGGAAAGTCACTCTCACAGTAGCAGAGGTCCCTATGGATTTCCTGGTGGACTCAGGGGCGTCCACGTCCGTTATATCCAAAAAATTGCTCCCCCCCACTATAGAACTTTCCGATGATTGGATGACATCAATGGGGGTAGAGGGAAAACCGCAAAACAGCCGCCTTACTGTTCCTGTACCTCTCGGACCGTTCTCAGAAGTCGCTGCTAGATTTCTGGTATCGAACACCTGCCCTCTAAATCTATTAGGGTCCGATATTTTACAAAGACTAAGGGCAAATATTTTATATGATGAGTGCGGCATGCAACTTATTCTCCATCGCCCGGAAGGGGGAGACACCCCCCCAGATATCTGCATCATCCGAGCTTTACCGCTGATGCTGTTACAAGAACAATCCAACCCAAATACTGGTTTCCCCAGCCATATTGAACCTCAAGTTTCTTCTAGTTTATGGTCTGTGGGACCTGAAGATGTGGGGCTTCTTCCCGTTCCCCCAGTGGTTGTACAGATGAAACCTGGAGTCCCTTACCCAAGAATCCCGCAATACCCTCTCAAAGCTGCACAGGAAGCCAGTCTGAAGATACAAATTCATGCATATTTGGAGAAAGGGGTGCTCAGGTATTGCACTTCACCTTGCAATACTCCTCTGTTTCCTGTCAAGAAGAAAAGTGTCAAAGGTCAACCTGATAAATATCGATTGGTACAAGATCTGCGTGCTGTCAATGCGGCAACAATACTGGAAACCCCTGTTGTCCCCAATCCGAATACTCTCCTCAGCGGAGTCCCTCCCGAGGCCAGTCTCTTCACAGTTATAGACCTGGCCAATGCTTTTTTCAGTGTTCCCCTTCATGTGGACTcccaatttttattttcttttactttCCAAGGAGCTCAACTGACATGGACAAGAATACCCCAAGGGGCCCAGAATAGCCCTAACCAGTTTTCCCAAGCTTTGAAACTCTCTCTTTCACCATGGGTGTTAGCTCACCCTGAAGCTACGCTACTCCAGTATGTTGATGACCTTCTGCTATGTGGCCCAATCGACAGCCAACAGATGGAAtcactctccgtctccctgttGCAGCATCTGTCCTCCATCCAATGTAAAGTCTCTAAGTCAAAACTCCAATGGTGCCTCCCTAAGGTCGTTTTTCTGGGGCATTGTATATCACAAGGAATCAGACATCTGACAGATGAAAGGAAACAAGCTATTGTATCTGTCTCTTATCCATCCACAATCAGCCAACTGCAATCATTCCTTGGACTTATCACCTACTGTAGACAGTGGATACCTGACGCTTCCAGGCTTATGCAACCGCTATATGATGCGCTGAAAACTGGCCCCAAGGAAGACGATGTGGCCGACCCAGTTGCCTATCAATTATATCGACGCTGTTTCAATCTTCTGAAGGAAGCCATTTCAAGTGCACCAGCACTGGGCCTTCCAGATTATACCAAGCCATTCAATCTATATGTGTCCGAGCAGGAAGGCCATGCTTCTGGAGTTCTTACACAATCCCATCGGGAAAAACAGCGCCCTGTCGGTTACTACTCCTGCAGGCTGGATCCGGTTGCACGTACTTCTCCGAGTTGTCTCAAAGCCGCCCATTCCGCCCAAGTACTGCTGGATAAAGTGGCGGACATCACTCTCGGACATGATGTTATTATTCAAGCTCCACATGACTTGGCTGCTGTTCTCTCGCTGACATTACCTCGACATCTCTCGCATCAACGCCATTTGAGACTTCAGTGCTCATTGCTTCTTCCGTCTTACGTTTCTTTTCAACGATGTACCACTATCAACCCGGCAACTCTTCTGCCACATATCCCAAAGGGGAGAGAGGAACCAATGGAAGAACCGAACCCCTCAAGTTCACCGATGTCCCCCCATGACTGTTTACTCACCCTACAGCAAGACACATCGGAACCACAGAATATGTCTACTACTGCCATCTCAGGCGCTGACCTAGAACTCTGGACAGATGGCTCAAGGTATGCCGATGATAGCGGCAGATTTCATACCGGTTTTGCCGTCACCACGGAGAAAGAGATTCTGCATGCTGAAGCATTACCACCAGGCAGGTCGGCCCAGGAAGCAGAACTAATCGCATTACAAACAGCATTAGAAATGGCAGAAGGCAAACGGGTGAATATAAGAACAGACTCACGATATGCTTTTGGCATTGCCCATGATTTTGGTACCATCTGGAGAAATAGAGGATTTATAACCTCCTCAGGAACACCGGTGAAGCATGCCGCTCTTATCCAAGGGCTCATGGAAGCTATGGGACTACCTATCCAGGTAGCGGTTCTCAAAGTCAAGGCACATGGAAAAGTAGACAGCACAGAAGCAAGAGGAAATCAATTAGCTGACCAAGCTGCCAAACAAGCCGCCTTGGGATCTGTGTCAGAGAGATGGCTAGCAATAGAAGCCACGGAAGTAGCAATGGTGAGCACACGGGCACAAGAGAGGAAGCGAGAAGAAATGGAGGCACAAATCAAAGCTGAAGAATTTCCCGAAATTAATACAGCACGACCTCCAGTTATTAAACTACAACAGGGACAGGCAAAGGTATTACCGGAAGAAAAGAAACAGTGGAGGAAAGATGGGGCGACAGTGGAAAAGAAAACTGGCCTATGGAAGAAGGACAATGTATACTGTCTCCCAAGAAGGATGTATCCAGCCGTAGCAACATGGGCACATGGGGCCACACACCGAGGAAAGAATCAAGCCCTAGCATATGTGAGAAAATTCTACCATGCTCCTGGAATCAGTACCACATTGGCCGCATATAATCGAGCCTGTCAGGTTTGTCAGACCTGTAATCCCAGCAGCACGCAGACCGTACCCACCCAGCATTTAGCCAAACCCGATTACCCATGGCAAAGAATCCAAGTGGACCATATTCACATGCCCCCGGCCGGGGGATACGAGTATGCATTGGTAGTAGTagatatgttttcaggatggccTGAAGCTTACCCAGTCAAGAATATGACGGCAAAGGTTACAGCTAAGAAAATGCTTATCGAAATAGCATGCAGATTTGGTATACCTGAGGTGATCGAAAGCGACCAAGGCCCAGCGTTCACGGCCTCTATTTTTGCGGAACTATGGTTTATGTTGGGAGCACACTTGGGACTCCACACTCCCTATCACCCACAAAGTTCGGGGAAAGTGGAAAGGATGAACGGCACACTGAAGACCAAACTACTTAAAATGAGTCAAGATCACCCCCTCCCCTGGCCAGATCTGTTGCCTATAGCATTATACCATGTCAGACACACGCCCCAGGCCAAACATGGGCTTACCCCATATGAAGTTCTGTTTGGGTCCCCTCCCCGGATACCAGAGATAGATAGTCAGGAATTACAAAAGG